A DNA window from Pseudarthrobacter sp. W1I19 contains the following coding sequences:
- a CDS encoding multidrug efflux SMR transporter — MKWILLAGAILSEVTASLSLKAALDNPVFFVVVVAGYAASFGFLAAVLRKGLGLGVAYGIWAALGVTLTVLLAALIFGEALTPVMMIGVAMVIGGVLCVELGSHREPAEEPEQEMVNS, encoded by the coding sequence ATGAAGTGGATTCTTCTCGCCGGCGCGATCCTGAGTGAGGTGACGGCGTCGCTCTCCTTGAAGGCGGCCCTGGACAACCCCGTGTTCTTCGTTGTTGTGGTTGCGGGCTACGCCGCATCCTTTGGCTTCCTCGCAGCAGTCCTCCGCAAAGGCCTCGGTCTCGGAGTCGCCTACGGCATCTGGGCCGCGCTGGGAGTGACACTCACGGTGCTGCTGGCCGCCCTGATCTTTGGCGAGGCGCTGACTCCGGTGATGATGATCGGCGTCGCCATGGTCATTGGCGGAGTGCTGTGCGTTGAACTCGGGTCACATAGGGAGCCGGCAGAAGAACCGGAACAGGAAATGGTGAACTCATGA
- a CDS encoding sugar ABC transporter substrate-binding protein, protein MKTSPKLAVLAAISAAAIALTGCGAPSAAQEGDDGNKTKKIAVLLYSQSFEFMVALGQGVKDKAEELGVEVTVLDAKGDSNTQISQIQDQLAQGVDGIVLSPNNSAELVPGVQMIHDAGKTVTTVDSVIPGDIADAAVAFDNEKAGKLGAEALAKLMGNKGTVLEYQGAKGAYHAILRGKGFTEGIKQSPDIKVVGRDAQWTADNALSLTVDNFTADSSINGLFSHNDEMVRGIVSGLSQINKDAPVGAANHIPLVGVDGTPLALDRIRKGIQDATMDQNPFEMGALALQAEVDLLDGKQVPKMQLTDTKLITKENVDDPKLWGNIFKD, encoded by the coding sequence ATGAAGACCTCACCCAAACTTGCGGTCCTTGCGGCAATCTCCGCCGCTGCCATCGCCCTGACCGGCTGCGGCGCACCGAGTGCCGCCCAGGAAGGGGACGACGGAAACAAGACAAAAAAGATTGCCGTCCTGCTCTACAGCCAGAGTTTTGAGTTCATGGTTGCCCTCGGGCAGGGCGTCAAGGATAAAGCGGAGGAACTCGGCGTGGAGGTCACAGTCCTTGACGCCAAAGGTGACTCCAACACCCAGATCAGCCAAATCCAGGACCAGCTCGCCCAGGGCGTAGACGGCATCGTCCTCAGCCCGAACAACTCTGCAGAACTGGTCCCCGGAGTCCAGATGATCCACGACGCCGGAAAGACCGTCACAACGGTCGACTCGGTGATCCCGGGCGACATCGCCGACGCCGCCGTCGCATTCGACAACGAAAAGGCCGGCAAACTTGGCGCTGAAGCATTGGCCAAACTGATGGGCAACAAGGGAACCGTCCTTGAATACCAAGGAGCCAAGGGCGCGTACCACGCCATTCTGCGCGGGAAGGGCTTCACTGAGGGCATCAAGCAGTCCCCCGATATCAAGGTCGTCGGCCGTGACGCCCAGTGGACCGCAGATAACGCCCTGTCCCTGACCGTCGACAACTTCACCGCCGACTCCAGCATCAACGGCCTGTTCAGCCATAACGATGAAATGGTGCGTGGCATCGTCTCCGGCCTCTCACAAATCAACAAAGACGCTCCGGTCGGAGCCGCAAACCACATCCCGCTCGTCGGAGTCGACGGCACACCGCTGGCCCTGGACCGCATCCGCAAGGGCATCCAGGACGCCACGATGGACCAGAACCCGTTCGAAATGGGAGCACTGGCCCTTCAGGCCGAGGTTGATCTGCTGGACGGCAAGCAGGTGCCCAAGATGCAGCTGACCGACACCAAGCTCATCACCAAAGAGAACGTCGATGATCCAAAGCTCTGGGGCAACATCTTCAAGGACTAG
- a CDS encoding GlxA family transcriptional regulator has protein sequence MRIAVYAFDGATMFHLAVPQMVFDEVARQGLAGWKTVLFSEQAGGITTAEGYRLGEVRGPEAAEEADVVVVPSWFDDGRVPSDSLRQVLQGAHGRGAPILGLCLGAIPVADAGLLAGRRAVTHWQAFDSLAVRHPDVPLDRSVLYIDHGDVLTSAGTASALDACLHLVRAKLGAEAANQVARSLVIAPHREGGQAQYIEHPVPERSTDDPISRLLEWALARLGEPLTIDRLAAQAHLSRRTFVRAFRAVTGTTPAAWIRARRLDAARRLLETTDLSIDQVSADCGFGNAVTLRQNFAAAFSTTPTEYRRRFDARLG, from the coding sequence TTGAGGATCGCGGTATACGCCTTCGATGGGGCGACCATGTTTCACCTGGCCGTTCCGCAGATGGTTTTTGACGAGGTGGCCCGCCAGGGCCTTGCCGGGTGGAAGACTGTCCTTTTTTCCGAGCAGGCAGGCGGAATCACCACCGCTGAGGGCTACCGGCTGGGCGAGGTGAGAGGGCCGGAGGCCGCGGAAGAAGCAGACGTTGTGGTGGTGCCGTCATGGTTCGACGACGGGCGCGTCCCCAGTGATTCGCTGCGGCAGGTGCTCCAAGGGGCACACGGGCGCGGGGCCCCGATTTTGGGGTTGTGCCTGGGTGCGATTCCCGTAGCCGACGCCGGCCTGCTTGCGGGGCGCCGGGCGGTCACGCACTGGCAGGCATTCGACTCGCTGGCCGTTCGGCACCCCGACGTCCCGCTCGACCGGTCTGTGCTCTATATAGACCACGGCGACGTCCTGACTTCGGCCGGCACCGCCTCAGCCCTGGACGCCTGCCTGCACCTCGTGCGCGCCAAGCTGGGAGCGGAAGCCGCGAACCAGGTGGCACGCAGCCTGGTCATCGCCCCGCACCGGGAGGGCGGACAAGCGCAATACATTGAGCACCCCGTGCCGGAGCGCTCCACAGATGACCCGATCTCGCGCCTGCTTGAATGGGCGCTGGCCCGCCTGGGCGAACCGCTGACCATTGACCGGTTGGCGGCCCAGGCGCACCTGAGCCGCCGCACCTTTGTCCGCGCCTTCCGGGCCGTAACCGGGACCACGCCGGCCGCCTGGATCCGGGCCCGCCGCCTCGACGCAGCCCGGCGGCTCCTGGAGACAACAGACCTGTCGATCGACCAGGTCTCCGCCGACTGCGGCTTCGGCAACGCCGTCACCCTGCGCCAGAACTTCGCCGCCGCCTTTTCCACAACGCCCACGGAGTACCGGCGGCGCTTTGACGCGCGGCTTGGGTAA
- a CDS encoding sugar ABC transporter ATP-binding protein — protein MTEKPGRASAIVEARNLVKLFPGVVALSGMNFELHAGEVHCVCGENGAGKSTLIKTLSGFYTPDEGGVYVDGELMPSSTVASKAAGIATIYQEHNLVPDLSVAENVLLGNWGGHNGILSRREIRKRARKALDQVAPHLNLDTPAMALSTVDGQMVEIARAIAQDARVIIMDEPTTALTEQDVEKLYKLVDELRSKGLAIMYVSHKLEEVFTLADRITVIREGKTVASSVPADELDARSVVQLMVGKDVDLYEHIPRERGELVLEARGLSLAGAFEDVNLQLHAGEIVGLAGLVGAGRTEVARCIYGADKADAGTVEVHGRKLNLHGASAGIAAGIALVPEERKLQAIIPMLSIRENTTLTLLKQVSKWGILQRAYEKKMVSGYIKELDVRTPSAETPIQSLSGGNQQKVIIARCLASNPKVLILDEPTKGIDIGAKAEIHRLIEQLARRGVAVLVISSELPELLELSDRVMVMRAGRVVAELDKAQATKENVIAYAAA, from the coding sequence ATGACCGAGAAGCCCGGACGCGCTTCAGCAATCGTTGAAGCACGCAATCTCGTAAAACTGTTTCCGGGCGTCGTCGCCCTCTCCGGCATGAACTTTGAGCTTCATGCCGGAGAGGTGCACTGCGTCTGCGGCGAAAACGGAGCAGGAAAATCAACGCTGATCAAGACACTCAGCGGGTTTTACACTCCTGACGAAGGCGGCGTATACGTGGACGGCGAGCTGATGCCCTCCAGCACGGTGGCCTCCAAGGCTGCCGGAATCGCCACCATCTACCAGGAGCACAACCTGGTCCCGGACCTGTCCGTGGCCGAGAATGTTCTTCTGGGAAACTGGGGTGGACACAACGGCATCCTCTCCCGCCGGGAGATCCGCAAGCGCGCACGCAAGGCCCTGGACCAGGTGGCACCCCACCTCAATCTCGACACCCCTGCCATGGCGCTCTCAACCGTGGACGGTCAGATGGTGGAAATCGCGCGCGCCATAGCCCAGGACGCAAGAGTCATCATCATGGATGAACCCACCACGGCACTGACCGAGCAAGACGTTGAAAAACTGTACAAACTTGTCGACGAGCTGCGGAGCAAGGGCCTGGCGATCATGTACGTTTCGCACAAACTGGAGGAAGTTTTCACACTGGCCGACCGGATCACCGTCATCCGTGAAGGCAAAACGGTGGCCTCATCCGTCCCGGCGGATGAACTCGACGCCCGTTCCGTGGTGCAGCTGATGGTGGGCAAGGACGTTGACCTCTACGAGCACATTCCCCGCGAACGCGGTGAACTGGTCCTTGAAGCGCGGGGTCTAAGCCTCGCCGGCGCGTTTGAGGATGTGAATCTCCAGCTGCACGCAGGAGAGATCGTTGGACTCGCAGGACTCGTAGGTGCAGGCCGGACCGAGGTCGCCCGGTGCATCTACGGGGCAGACAAAGCCGACGCCGGGACCGTAGAGGTGCACGGCCGGAAACTGAATCTTCATGGTGCCTCAGCCGGAATCGCCGCGGGTATTGCCCTCGTCCCGGAGGAACGAAAGCTGCAGGCGATCATTCCGATGCTGTCCATCCGCGAAAACACGACGCTGACGCTCCTGAAGCAGGTCAGCAAGTGGGGGATCCTGCAGCGGGCCTATGAAAAGAAGATGGTCAGCGGCTACATCAAGGAACTCGATGTCAGGACCCCATCCGCTGAAACCCCCATACAATCCCTGTCCGGTGGCAACCAGCAAAAGGTCATCATCGCCCGCTGCCTGGCAAGCAATCCCAAGGTCCTCATCCTGGACGAGCCGACAAAGGGCATCGACATCGGTGCTAAAGCCGAAATCCACCGTTTGATCGAACAGCTGGCCCGTCGAGGCGTGGCCGTGCTCGTGATCTCCAGCGAGCTCCCCGAGCTGCTCGAGCTCTCGGACAGAGTGATGGTCATGCGGGCCGGCCGAGTGGTGGCCGAACTGGACAAAGCCCAAGCAACCAAAGAAAACGTCATCGCTTACGCCGCTGCGTAG
- a CDS encoding sugar phosphate isomerase/epimerase family protein, giving the protein MSKYEFGVSTFILVSPFTDNDVDQFDVAKEMGYDLIEVCIEDPAVVSAEALKKASERTGLPVSICGAFGPDRDVSHEDPQKRRQGIDYLKLCVDIAQAVGSPHVAGPMYSATGKARLLPQEERQQQRQWAADSLREVADYASERGVTLAIEPLNRFETDLVNTVEQGLELCGLIGRDNVGLMLDTFHMNIEEKNISAAITAAGDKVFHFQVSENDRGTPGSGHVPWSETFDALKTINYQGSIVVESFLPTVEEIAKAVSLWRPVAPSMDALARDGLTFLRRELA; this is encoded by the coding sequence ATGAGTAAATACGAGTTCGGCGTCAGCACCTTCATCCTCGTCTCCCCGTTCACCGACAACGACGTCGATCAGTTCGATGTCGCCAAGGAGATGGGCTACGACCTGATCGAGGTTTGCATTGAAGACCCCGCCGTGGTCAGCGCGGAAGCACTGAAGAAGGCCTCAGAACGGACCGGACTGCCTGTGTCCATCTGCGGCGCGTTTGGACCGGACCGCGACGTCTCGCACGAGGACCCGCAGAAGCGGCGGCAGGGCATTGACTACCTGAAACTGTGCGTCGACATCGCCCAGGCCGTTGGGTCGCCCCACGTCGCCGGTCCGATGTACTCGGCCACCGGCAAAGCCCGGTTGCTTCCCCAGGAGGAACGCCAGCAGCAGCGCCAGTGGGCGGCAGACAGCCTGCGTGAAGTGGCCGATTACGCCTCCGAACGCGGCGTCACCCTGGCCATAGAACCTCTCAACCGGTTTGAAACCGACCTGGTCAACACCGTCGAACAGGGTTTGGAACTGTGCGGGCTGATCGGCCGGGACAACGTCGGCCTGATGCTCGACACGTTCCACATGAACATCGAAGAGAAGAACATCAGTGCGGCCATCACCGCTGCCGGTGACAAGGTCTTCCACTTCCAGGTATCGGAAAACGACCGCGGAACCCCCGGCAGCGGACACGTGCCGTGGTCCGAGACCTTCGACGCACTGAAAACCATCAACTACCAAGGTTCCATTGTGGTCGAGTCATTCCTTCCCACGGTCGAGGAAATCGCAAAGGCCGTTTCGCTCTGGCGTCCGGTGGCACCATCCATGGACGCACTGGCCCGGGACGGACTCACCTTCCTGAGGAGGGAACTGGCATGA
- a CDS encoding Gfo/Idh/MocA family protein has product MENNRTTTTSSPLRAGFVGAGFMAEVHSRAARASGAEIAAIASSNPASAARAKDRLGVGQAYASVQDLLRDDTIDVIHVCTPNSTHHALAEAALKAGKHVVCEKPLATNLQDAAELVELADTAGMVATVPFVYRFHPMVREARERIASGQTGQIFTIQGSYLQDWLLSREDDNWRVDAGLGGPSRAFADIGSHLCDLLEFVSGERISRVGALSRTVFSGRANNRDVQTEDLVAAVFTTEGGTVGNLLVSQVAPGRKNRLMIEISGAESTVQFDQEAPETLWLGKRAGSQLLVRDPDALSPEAARLSVLPAGHPQGYQDAFNAFVADTYAAIHGDIREGLPTFRDGLRSAVLTESIIESSKGGEWADVPYVKELEGVQQ; this is encoded by the coding sequence ATGGAAAACAACAGAACCACGACAACCTCCTCCCCATTGCGGGCCGGGTTCGTCGGTGCCGGGTTCATGGCTGAGGTGCACAGCAGGGCCGCTCGTGCTTCAGGGGCGGAAATCGCCGCCATCGCATCCTCGAATCCTGCCAGTGCCGCCCGTGCCAAAGACCGCTTGGGCGTCGGACAGGCATACGCATCCGTCCAGGACCTCCTCCGGGACGACACGATCGACGTCATCCACGTCTGCACCCCGAACTCAACGCATCACGCGCTGGCCGAGGCCGCGCTCAAAGCAGGCAAGCACGTTGTCTGTGAGAAGCCCCTGGCGACCAACCTGCAGGATGCCGCCGAACTCGTGGAGCTGGCTGATACGGCCGGAATGGTTGCAACCGTTCCCTTCGTCTACCGGTTCCACCCGATGGTCCGGGAAGCCCGGGAACGCATTGCATCCGGCCAGACGGGACAAATCTTCACCATTCAGGGTTCCTATCTTCAGGATTGGCTTCTGAGCCGGGAGGACGATAACTGGCGGGTCGACGCCGGTCTTGGCGGCCCCTCACGGGCGTTCGCCGACATCGGGTCCCACTTGTGCGACCTCCTCGAATTCGTCAGCGGTGAACGGATATCACGGGTCGGGGCCTTGAGCCGCACAGTATTCTCCGGCCGGGCAAACAATAGGGACGTCCAGACCGAGGACCTGGTTGCGGCTGTCTTCACCACTGAGGGCGGCACGGTGGGAAACCTCCTGGTCAGCCAGGTTGCGCCTGGACGGAAGAACCGCCTGATGATCGAGATTTCGGGTGCGGAGAGCACCGTTCAGTTCGACCAGGAAGCCCCGGAGACGTTGTGGCTTGGGAAACGGGCCGGTTCCCAGTTGCTTGTCCGCGACCCGGACGCGCTCAGCCCCGAAGCGGCACGGCTCAGTGTCCTGCCTGCAGGGCATCCGCAGGGTTATCAGGATGCTTTCAATGCATTTGTCGCCGACACCTACGCCGCAATCCATGGAGACATCCGCGAGGGCCTGCCCACCTTCCGGGACGGCCTCAGGTCAGCCGTCCTCACCGAAAGCATCATCGAATCCAGCAAGGGCGGCGAGTGGGCCGACGTCCCATATGTGAAAGAACTAGAAGGAGTGCAGCAATGA
- a CDS encoding sugar phosphate isomerase/epimerase family protein, with protein MSRFKYSYNAIVYYQEDIAKGIDRVARYGYDAIELVGEPATHNVEGINRLTKDAGIDVSSICSIWFGEERDLINPSAANRQKALDYGKSVADFAAAVGAPTIIVGPSPVGKTEALASDEQEWEWAVENVRTLGEYAASVGVNITLEAWNRYETHFLNRLDRAVELLDATGLKNGGVHGDLFHMNIEEDSIHGAFARAGSKVNHVHLADSTRAAPGVGHTDFRPTLQTLKDINFDGYLTFELLPAASNPFAMMARGGHLEFLDSYTEKAISEMKKLEQELWPNE; from the coding sequence ATGTCCCGCTTCAAGTATTCCTACAACGCCATCGTCTACTACCAGGAAGACATCGCCAAAGGCATCGACCGCGTCGCCCGCTACGGCTACGACGCCATCGAACTCGTAGGAGAACCGGCAACGCACAACGTCGAAGGAATCAACCGCCTCACCAAGGACGCAGGCATCGATGTCAGCTCCATTTGCAGCATTTGGTTCGGCGAGGAACGCGACCTGATCAACCCCAGCGCCGCCAACCGGCAGAAGGCCCTGGACTACGGCAAGTCGGTAGCCGACTTCGCCGCCGCCGTCGGAGCTCCGACCATCATCGTCGGCCCGTCCCCGGTGGGCAAGACCGAGGCCCTGGCCAGCGACGAACAGGAATGGGAATGGGCTGTGGAGAACGTCCGCACCCTCGGCGAATATGCAGCCAGTGTTGGCGTCAACATCACCCTCGAAGCGTGGAACCGCTACGAGACACATTTCCTGAACCGGCTGGACCGTGCCGTTGAACTCCTGGACGCCACCGGCCTGAAAAACGGCGGCGTGCATGGCGACCTCTTCCACATGAACATCGAGGAAGACAGCATTCATGGCGCCTTCGCCCGTGCCGGCAGCAAGGTCAACCACGTCCACCTCGCCGATTCAACCCGTGCAGCCCCCGGCGTAGGACACACCGACTTCCGTCCGACCCTGCAGACGCTGAAGGACATCAACTTCGATGGCTACCTGACCTTCGAGCTCCTGCCCGCCGCGTCGAACCCCTTCGCCATGATGGCACGCGGCGGCCACCTGGAGTTCCTGGACTCCTACACCGAAAAGGCTATTAGCGAAATGAAGAAGCTGGAACAGGAGCTGTGGCCCAATGAGTAA
- a CDS encoding ABC transporter permease: MQPQTATGPAGPVFGKAGPGKSQDNPRSRLSVVGDFIGAQGLLVVVLLFGVLLTFLSPVFLTTVNLVNLLYQCTILGVFAIGMTFVILTGGIDVSVGSTAALSSVLSMGVIVNMNMPPAIGLLTGLMVGAGVGALNGLMVTKLGISPLIATLATLSAGSGIAFAYSDGGNITPVPKMLTGLVSAKIAGIPLLIPAVLVLALLAHLALTRTTYGRSIYAVGGNKEAALLAGIRVDRVTMNAYIIAGLSAGMAGLLLTGRLASGSPRAGDGIELTVIAAVVIGGTSLFGGQGNIKGTLLGVLLIAMVSNAVNLLGIPSSYDRIVQGVVIFAAAALDVYRYKYVQKNLSRKRKIGPPPATDPKKAGTTAGGPVTERTGTPA; the protein is encoded by the coding sequence ATGCAGCCACAAACAGCCACCGGCCCCGCCGGTCCGGTTTTCGGGAAGGCTGGCCCCGGAAAATCCCAAGACAACCCGCGTTCACGGCTATCCGTTGTTGGCGACTTCATCGGTGCACAGGGCCTGCTCGTCGTCGTCCTGCTCTTCGGTGTACTGCTGACGTTCCTCAGCCCGGTATTCCTGACCACTGTCAACCTGGTGAACCTGCTCTACCAGTGCACGATCCTGGGTGTGTTCGCCATTGGAATGACCTTCGTGATCCTTACCGGCGGCATCGACGTCTCGGTGGGCTCGACCGCTGCCCTGTCCTCCGTGCTGTCCATGGGCGTGATCGTCAACATGAACATGCCACCGGCAATCGGACTCCTGACCGGCCTCATGGTTGGCGCCGGAGTCGGAGCCCTCAACGGGCTGATGGTCACGAAGCTGGGCATATCCCCGCTCATCGCGACGCTGGCAACACTCTCCGCCGGGTCGGGCATCGCCTTCGCCTACTCCGACGGCGGCAACATCACCCCCGTACCGAAGATGCTCACCGGCCTGGTCAGCGCGAAAATCGCAGGTATTCCCCTGCTCATACCGGCCGTTCTGGTGCTGGCTTTACTGGCCCACCTGGCCCTGACCCGCACCACCTACGGGCGGTCGATCTACGCCGTCGGCGGCAACAAGGAAGCAGCTTTGCTCGCAGGGATCCGCGTCGACCGCGTGACGATGAATGCCTACATCATCGCCGGTCTCTCCGCCGGAATGGCCGGCCTCCTGCTCACCGGCCGGCTGGCCTCCGGAAGCCCCCGCGCCGGCGACGGTATTGAACTAACCGTGATCGCCGCCGTGGTCATCGGCGGAACCAGCCTCTTCGGCGGCCAGGGAAACATCAAGGGCACCCTGCTCGGTGTGCTGTTGATCGCCATGGTCTCCAACGCCGTAAACCTGCTCGGCATCCCCTCGTCCTACGACCGGATTGTCCAAGGCGTCGTCATCTTCGCGGCCGCCGCCCTGGATGTGTACCGCTACAAGTACGTCCAAAAGAACCTGTCACGGAAACGCAAGATCGGGCCGCCGCCGGCGACAGACCCGAAGAAGGCCGGCACCACAGCTGGCGGGCCCGTCACAGAGCGCACCGGTACGCCGGCCTGA
- a CDS encoding Gfo/Idh/MocA family protein: MKIIQVGLGAWGASWLNVIHQSKTWELAGVVDVNPEAVRAAGEQYGIPAYGTIQEALKHKETFDAVLVIVPPEYHAAVAIPALEAGVHTLIEKPLAHNLEDGIRIIEAAEKSGKQAMVSQNYRFKRAARTVQRLIREGVIGDLEHVFVDYKKNPPFEGFRLEMDEPLIVDAMIHHLDQLRGIVGIEPTTVRARSWNTGTSRFKGNASAVVQFDCRNGARVVYTGSWSSYGPQTSWDGDWEIQGSKGAITWKNNEVTINFASLFDTVFLAGAVERSGVMHVDLDPLPVEERLGTLAAFREAIETGQKAETDVTDNIQSLQLVMATADSARQDGAAISLKTNAELFGNH, translated from the coding sequence ATGAAAATCATCCAGGTAGGCCTCGGCGCGTGGGGCGCTTCATGGCTGAACGTTATTCACCAAAGCAAAACCTGGGAGCTGGCCGGCGTTGTCGACGTCAACCCCGAGGCCGTACGGGCCGCAGGTGAACAGTACGGAATCCCCGCTTACGGCACTATCCAGGAAGCGCTGAAGCACAAGGAAACGTTCGACGCTGTCCTGGTCATCGTTCCGCCCGAATACCATGCAGCCGTGGCCATCCCGGCCCTTGAGGCCGGCGTGCACACACTGATAGAGAAGCCCCTCGCCCACAACCTTGAAGACGGCATCCGCATCATCGAAGCGGCAGAAAAGTCCGGCAAACAGGCTATGGTGTCGCAGAACTACCGTTTCAAGCGCGCCGCGCGCACCGTTCAGCGCCTCATCCGCGAAGGGGTCATCGGAGACCTCGAGCACGTCTTCGTCGACTACAAGAAGAACCCGCCATTCGAAGGGTTCCGGCTCGAAATGGACGAACCCCTCATCGTCGACGCCATGATCCACCACCTTGACCAGCTCCGTGGCATCGTCGGTATTGAACCCACCACTGTCCGGGCGCGCTCGTGGAACACTGGCACTTCCAGGTTCAAGGGCAACGCCTCCGCGGTGGTGCAATTCGACTGCCGCAACGGTGCCCGCGTCGTATACACCGGTTCATGGAGCTCCTACGGCCCGCAAACCAGCTGGGACGGCGACTGGGAAATCCAAGGCAGCAAGGGCGCCATCACCTGGAAGAACAACGAAGTCACCATAAACTTCGCCTCACTGTTCGACACCGTTTTCCTCGCCGGAGCGGTGGAACGCTCCGGCGTGATGCACGTCGACCTGGACCCGTTGCCGGTCGAGGAACGCCTGGGGACCCTCGCCGCATTCCGCGAAGCCATCGAAACAGGGCAAAAGGCTGAGACGGACGTCACCGACAACATCCAGAGCCTGCAGCTCGTCATGGCCACGGCCGACTCCGCCCGCCAGGATGGTGCGGCCATTTCCTTGAAGACCAACGCCGAACTCTTCGGCAACCACTAG
- a CDS encoding sugar phosphate isomerase/epimerase → MTYQEPRSFSLFTGQWADLPFEEVARLASGWGYDGLEIAVSGDHLDAWRWDEPGYVESKLEILEKYNLKVWAISNHLKGQAVCDDPIDFRHEAIVGAKVWGDGDPEGVRQRAAEEMKHTARLAKALGVDTVVGFTGSSVWQYVAMFPPVPDKVIDAGYQDFADRWNPILDVFDECGVRFAHEVHPSEIAYDYWTTVRTLEAINHRPAFGLNWDPSHMMWQGIDPVSFIWDFKDRIYHVDCKDTKVRQTGRNTVLGSHLAWGDPRRGWDFVSAGRGDVPWEASFRALSAIGYNGPISVEWEDAGMDRLHGAPEALANLKKFDFPPSNTSFDAAFKQ, encoded by the coding sequence ATGACCTACCAAGAGCCCCGGTCGTTTAGCTTGTTCACCGGCCAGTGGGCGGACCTGCCCTTCGAAGAGGTCGCGCGCCTGGCGTCCGGGTGGGGTTACGACGGCCTGGAGATCGCCGTCTCCGGCGACCACCTGGACGCCTGGCGCTGGGACGAACCCGGCTACGTCGAGTCCAAACTCGAGATCCTGGAGAAGTACAACCTCAAGGTCTGGGCCATCTCCAACCACCTCAAGGGCCAGGCCGTCTGCGATGACCCCATCGACTTCCGCCACGAAGCCATCGTCGGCGCCAAGGTCTGGGGCGACGGCGACCCCGAAGGCGTCCGCCAGCGCGCCGCCGAGGAAATGAAACACACCGCCCGGCTCGCCAAGGCACTCGGCGTGGACACCGTGGTCGGGTTCACCGGCTCCTCCGTCTGGCAGTACGTGGCCATGTTCCCGCCCGTCCCCGACAAGGTCATCGACGCCGGCTACCAGGACTTCGCCGACCGCTGGAACCCCATCCTGGACGTCTTCGACGAATGCGGGGTCCGCTTCGCCCACGAAGTCCACCCCTCCGAGATCGCCTACGACTACTGGACCACCGTCCGCACCCTCGAGGCAATCAACCACCGCCCCGCCTTCGGGCTGAACTGGGACCCGTCGCACATGATGTGGCAGGGCATCGACCCCGTCTCCTTCATCTGGGACTTCAAGGACCGGATCTACCACGTGGACTGCAAGGACACCAAGGTCCGCCAGACCGGCCGCAACACCGTCCTGGGCTCCCACCTGGCCTGGGGCGACCCGCGCCGCGGCTGGGACTTCGTCTCCGCCGGCCGCGGCGACGTCCCCTGGGAAGCGTCCTTCCGTGCCCTGTCCGCCATCGGCTACAACGGACCCATCTCTGTCGAATGGGAAGACGCAGGCATGGACCGCCTCCACGGCGCCCCCGAAGCCCTCGCCAACCTCAAAAAATTCGACTTCCCGCCCTCGAACACCTCCTTCGACGCCGCCTTCAAGCAGTAA
- a CDS encoding isochorismatase family protein yields the protein MTSPRRALILIDVQQQYFSGPLEIQYPPHQESLPTIAMAIDAATAAGIPVAVIQHTAGVGAPVFAPGTPGFELHPEIERRKTTEWKSLVKQYGSVYAGTDLADWLRQRDVDTVTLLGYMTNNCVLASAVEAEFLGFTTEVLSDATGAINLANEAGFADAKTVHTTLLTLLNSNWAAVADTATWTNALNNRQALSRSDLGSSAIAGSELVPQA from the coding sequence ATGACCAGCCCCCGCCGCGCCCTCATCCTCATCGACGTGCAGCAGCAGTACTTCAGCGGCCCGCTCGAGATCCAGTACCCGCCGCACCAGGAGTCCCTGCCCACCATCGCAATGGCCATCGACGCCGCCACTGCCGCCGGCATTCCCGTTGCCGTCATCCAGCACACCGCCGGTGTTGGTGCGCCGGTCTTCGCGCCCGGCACGCCCGGCTTCGAGCTGCACCCCGAGATTGAACGCCGCAAAACCACCGAATGGAAGTCGCTGGTCAAGCAGTACGGCTCCGTCTACGCCGGCACGGACCTCGCCGACTGGCTGCGGCAGCGCGACGTCGACACTGTCACCTTGCTGGGCTACATGACCAACAACTGCGTGCTCGCCTCAGCCGTGGAGGCAGAGTTCCTCGGCTTCACCACCGAGGTCCTCTCAGACGCCACCGGCGCCATCAACCTCGCCAATGAGGCAGGCTTCGCCGACGCGAAGACCGTCCACACCACACTCCTCACCCTGCTGAACTCGAACTGGGCAGCCGTGGCCGATACGGCTACCTGGACCAACGCTCTGAACAACCGGCAGGCCCTCTCCAGGAGTGACCTTGGCAGCTCCGCCATCGCGGGTTCGGAGCTCGTCCCCCAGGCCTAA